The genomic region TCTTTATAGCTTCTTTAATAGTCGTGGCTTTAGCCATTTTAAAGTATTACTTAGTATAATATTGCGAACTTATATTGACCGCTCCCTAGTAACGcgaatattgataaaataagaTCATCATCCAACAAGACaggttaaattattttcagcaatttatatttatcttaacctgcttaaagtaataaaaattctacaataaagatataaaataaacttattttatttaattttgataatatttttgaacaagGCTTTTCGCTTATTGTTGCcatatctaaaaatatagattgtgcctctttgtacGACGCAATTTTACATGAACTCGTCATACAGGAATGGCGTCGTTTCTTATTTCTATCTAAAACCACGCCTTGAAAGATTTTGCGATTGATTCAGCATATTTCGTgctttttcttcataaaacctaattgttttccaaaaatatttcggTAAGTGTCATTTTATTTGACATTTCTTTAAacgccatacttttttttaattttttctttttcgtcttcttttttttaattaaaaaaaaacaaacgccTATCTATTCTCGGAGGTCTCAAAAATTTGATTTTCAATGATCAATGTgatgttttattgcataaatgAAGCTATATTTGCTATTATTTCGTGATTATAAAGTGTTTTCCGATTAGTGTGACGCCTGCAGTATCTACGTGTCGCAGAAATCAATAATATCATTTACCTTTTTTGCCGTGTTCCCGACGCCATAgtgtaaggtttatttttataaaaagttatttttgacaATTTTCTATTCCCgcttttttattgatatttgaaattaatttcatatttttgttagtatttaAGTTTTATCCCAGAAAACCTTACGTGAGTATATTTGCGTAAGAAAAACAACCTTCAAAGGTTCATTGTCGCAAAGCAGTCATATATTTCGTACACATAAcacattatttactttctatTGATAAACACTACATACAATTCATAAGACTACGATGTTTTACACATAAAACTCTCAATATCAACCACGACTCCCACTTCCTGATGTAATTGCGTAATTCTAACACAAGAAATTGCATCAAACTCGTCAAAATTGCCACTGAAAGTTACGCAAAAATCATGTCTTCTTTTCAGATTGCTTAAACAATGGCCCAGCAAGAAAGATATGTGAATGTGGTGCCCACCTCCCGTGTGAAGATAAAGGTATATATTCAAGtcaatgtcatcatcatcagcccttAAATTGTTCCTTAAGAGCTCGTGTCGCGGAATGGttaatcataaggttaagcaacgcttagcaCGTTCACTCCGTGCATGACCATCTTGTCTTGACGATTTTATAGTCTTAGGAGGCCTACTTTGACTAAGCCACAATCTCTTTGCTTTTATTtcaagtgcctactcaaataaAGCTTTGTTCACTAGCTtgtgtcagcggtttcacccggttCCTTTGAGAAccacttcccgcacccggataaaaagtagcctttatttaattctgatatataagctttattattaccaagtttcatcaaaatctccAGATGTACCCAGTGTTGCTGACCACAGCATAAACTGACAGTAAtaattagaatatattttaggGAGGGAATTAAAACTAGAAATAATCaaagtttaaaaacattattttacataacatgAGTACTATTTAAAAGCTAGTATTGAAAGTCTTCAGAAAATGTGACTGAAAACggattttattacagttttcagCACTCAGTATAAACCTAAAGGATTTCCGAAACACAGTAAACCTATAgttaaggctggaaacagtgctcgttCGACGGTCAGCGCTGACCGTTGGTCGATATATATCTGTGCAAGTCTTTGAACGCGCACATAGCTACGCTGACGGTACGCTCGTGATTTGGTATGTGATTCGGTTTAGATGTACGGTCAGCGATGACCGTCGGTCGAGACTGTTTCCAGCCTACAACTGAGGGGTTGGCTACGCTGCCTGTATCCTCTCAAACTCGCATTtctaatattaatatcattCAACCATCTTTTATCCACAGAAAGAAATTCTCCAAGATGAAGACGACGCCTACCACTGCCGCCTCTGCTGGAAAGGGTTCGCGAGCGAGGTGGCTCTGCGCAACCACGCGCGCATGGAGCATATAGACGCCTACAACACCGCCGACCCCGCCGTGTGGACGCACTATAATGAGCAGCAGGtggatatttatattaatattaggaTAATAAACCGTCTAACGGAGTAAGACGTaaggccgcgtttccactgacgcggagctgggcggagaggagcggagaagagcggtgaaaagtggtcagtgtttccactgaagcggagctgggcggagaggagtgcagctgggcggagaggagcgatgAAGATTTTGAATGCACCTAGTGACGTAACGCCTCGATGTATGAATATTCGCTCAGCTCTGCTCCACCCCGCTCGTACTGTTTCCATTGAAGCGGAGCGGAGATTTCAAGCATAGTCATTGGTCAATTTGTGCACCGCtaagctcctctccgcccagctccgcgtcagtgAAAACGCGGCCTAAGGGTAGTGGAAagacgagcggagatgccataatgcaggtaggtcaggcgccttcttctaggtcagaTTCTTACGGAGAGCATGACCAAAACGTTCAGTTCTTTGAGACTtcgtcaacgatttttggtagtaggtaagtacaaaCAGTGGTCGGATTCAAAGCAGACGTGTAAGGGCGAAAATCAGTATAATGAATTGCAGGTTCATGTACctttatattcttttatttactacttttataCCAAAAAAGTCGTGGTTTCGGTGGTAGAGAActaatctctcaagtatgagtgtgttcgataccaggtcaggtaagtactccttgtagcacactggtgttcagctgcatccggttagactttaaGCTGAACCCAACAAAGTTGGAAAAAGACTACTTTCTTGGGAAAAGGCTGTATGGTAGGGTAAAGACTACAtaaggctggaagccgacctaaTTCATTTCCACATGCTCACATTTTCGAATCCATCACACATTTTTatccgacttccaaaaaaagtATAACCATCAACTTTGTACCTAACAAAATCTTTACTCTATATTACAGACAAAGAAATCAGAAGAAAACctgataaaaatgaaaacagaTAAAATGCTCTCCGAGATGGAACCCACCAGCGTAATGGCTCTAGCTTCCAAGAACGTCTCCTACATCATTATAAAGCATGAGGAACCAAACGATGTTAAGAGGAAGAAGATAGACAAGGGGATTAGACAGAAGGAGAGAGAAGAGAAACCGCCGATTAAGAAGGAAAAGGAGTCTGAGCCTATTACGTGAGTTTTAAGCAATTTAGCAgtatactagcgacccgccccggcttcgcacgggatatcaGTATTtccctacattttatttttttgatattattatgcaTATAAATCtacctcttcaatcactctatctatttaaaagaaatgaaaatcgGTGGGAGagaaaagagtgtccatggagtttcttgcctgtTCTTCTCCATGACACCAattctttggaaccgtgcaactagtttgaggtttcgaaagagcttttataatattatgtattactaacaaaatatggacaaaatggcctatttgaaataaaaaaattgactttgactttggttgcctagttttgaagattaaagcgtacaaagggatagAAAAAGTGACTTCATTTTATACTATGCAGTGATAAAACATGTTCCTTGACATTCCAGAGGACCATTCGAGTGTCTCCAACCTTCAACCCTGGTAGCAGACGGTACCTGCCACCAGATATTCTTCTCATGCTGCGAGTACTCCATACATTATCGTGATGAGCACACGAGGAGACGGAAGGGGTTGAGGTGCCAGGTCTGTGAGAAACCTCTCGCTTGTTCCGGGGAGCAAGTACCGGCGCCTTATGCTTGTGAGGTATGTAGCTTCTTTTTAAAAGATGAGATAATGAGAAAACGACATATCCTGAAAGCAGGCTGAAATTCTGTAAATTTTTGAAACGTCAAATTTTACAATGAGACCAGTGGTGGAATAACGAAGGAGGCCGGAAGGGGCACCGGCCCCGGGCCTCCAATCTTGGACTTTAAATGCTTCCGCGTTCCTCTGATTAAAATCCTAAATATGACTTCAAAAAGTATGCCAACTAGCTTGACATTTCAAAAAATCTatttgaaataagaaataaaaatattttgatttaataaagACTTTGGCAATCAAATGGTCGCGTCTGACGGAGTTCtgctaatatcataaatgcgaaagatGCGTGTTTGTCTTTCATGCTAAAGCTGCtcatagattttaattaaacttaccaGCAATATACCTTCTACACCAAAACGACATACAATCTACTTTCTACCTACCTCTGGGTAATAGAAgtcttatttacaatattatttgctACAATgcttacaaatataattatcaGAATAACATGCAGATTTTACGACGACCTTATACAgttcgccgtcgacgctggatgcaggtcgcctccaacaggtatctgtggagatctaagggggaggcctatgttcagcagtggacgtccgccggctgagatgatgatgatgatgcagatTTTTTAGCACGtgcatacaattttatttcttccaGGTATGCGGCATGGGTTATCAGACCAACAAGGAGCTGTCAGAACACACAGCCATCGCTCATGTCAAGCTAAAACCCTTCGAGTGTAACGTCTGCCATAAGAGATTTACACAGCATGTAAGTTTTATagtttactagcttttgcccgcgacttcgcgTGGAaaagtgacttccggcagatttttggtttgaccaattaaatagatggcgctgaccggaataatttttttttttttttttgtaataaaaactatcctatgtcctttctcaagttccaaactatgtttgtaccaaatttcacacaaatcggtttagtagtttaggcgtgaagaaaagacagacagacagatagacagagtcactttcacatttataatattagttagatttaatatttatctgtcaatatttacctataccaatataaaaaaaaggaaaagctTGCTGTGCCTTAAAAGGTCTCGAAACTTCTGAACCAACatgaaaagttctttcactgttgggcaAAATAGACTCGCAAGTAACATAGGATTAtgttttatctgggtacggaGAGAAGTTCTCCCAAAACGCGAGTGAAAACCTCGGGAAAACGGCgagtttttaatataagcaaAAGAAACTATCGTTTGCCCATCGCGCCTTGGAGCCAAAACTACTCACCCGGTTTAATCTAGTATACAATATAAAAGCCTAGCTAGACCCTGAAATACAAAGGCTACTTTAACCAGCTGTTAGAAATAGCCcccacagtaaaaaaaatactaaccaaACACTTTTCCCCAGGGCGGAGTCCTACAACACATGAGGATGCACACCGGAGACCGTCCATTCCCCTGCACATTCTGCCCAAAAGCCTTCACCCAGAAGTCCGGTCTCGACCAGCACCTCCGGATCCACACCAAAGTTAAACCCTACCGCTGTGTGGTCTGCAATAAGACATTCTGCCAATCGGTGCATTTAAAACAGCATATGCGAACACATACCAACGTAGCACCTTTTCAGTGTGGTATCTGCGATAAACGGTTCAAGCAAAGCAGTCACTTAAACTATCATTTGAAGAATCACAACCCAGCGGTGATGACGGAGGACCAGAGAGCCAAGTATGCAGAGCTGATCGGTCTGATGAATAATCAGGCTTTGGAGCAGGAGGCTACGGTGCAGGTGGAAGCGGAAGTAGACAGCGAGTGGTGTGTTGCTATAAATGAAAGTTGACAGTGTTAAAAAGTGATAAAAAGTGTTGAGTCTGGTGAAAAATTGGTTTTTAGGGACAATGTTCGGAGTGAAAAATTTGTCCTCTATAAgcagatcagtcagctgcgcaggacatgttatagtacACAAGTGTTTGTGCAAAGCATGGGGAACAAAAtaactagtggagatgtcacgtcgcaaatctcctaagaaagtagagcTACAACATGCCTTCTTTGGAACTCAGGCCGATTGTCGGCCatagctgttctcatataaggagatctggaagttggtgattgattcacctgtgcatcggagagcatgttaatgtcggtcctgcttgtgatctctctccggtggtgtcggattgtcgtcccatcgcgctatgagagtgaaggaatagtgagtgcactttgTAACTAAAGCTGTTTCAGagggcacattaaactgtaggtccaggCTGTCAtggaacatccttggcagtcgttacgggtagacagaCACCAGTAAGTCTAGCACCAGTCTATCCAAGGTACTGGGTTgccggggtaactgggttgaggagatcagatatgcagttgctccttgtaaaatactggtactcagctgcatccggttagactggaagccaatgATGAAATGACTAGGCATATAGTTGTGTATATTTGTAAAGCATTTATTGGGAAGAAAAGCAATAGTAAGAGACTATTttaacaatagttttttttatttaatttaggatTTTAGTAAACATGCATGGAAtatgaaatcaataaaatatttgagataaaaataatatgtaaaatttCTATACATAAGatgtattgtatgtaaatagaAATGAACATATGTTTTTCTtgaatgtaaatacatactatATATCGTGCTTTtttgccaaaactactgaatagattGCTTACTTTGGGGAGGTTTGGTCAATTGAGGCTAagcatggaaaacaaaatgactagcggagatgtcaaaacgcaaaatctcctaagaaagtagcgcgacaacatgcggggcgagggggacgaggaacgttactagctccggaCAAACACGCCTTCTATAGATTTCACCcattattttctaaacaaaatcACCCATCTTTGagagattggttttgatttgacaaggaacccgaacgcctcgttagttctagtaactgatcacggcTACCGTACGTTTcttgagctacaagaaggcgcctgacctaccagggccccgattctcctaagttaataatgtcaaaatcgaatagaaatcgactCGTAATACGATCAtacgtaatagcagttttaaccatatcgggcattctgctactaataaaagaccaatcgtattcgattgacatttgattggtgtgcgattggtctgctattttgatgattttggacTATACgctagtttgctgtacaatcatttggcaatcgtaaatcatttgcagacaaaatgattcattattgaatgacagaaaaggataaacacgtttatttcaaagaaaaaatagcggaatgccacatacgcttcaatcgtaatcgagtcgggattggatctcagtcgaatcgagtcgaacgtcaatcgaagggcgcttaagtaaaattaggagaatcgggcccctgccttatggcatctccgctatctttcctttctccatgTTCTCTATGCATGCAAGTTTAAAACAATTGTATAATATATGTTTACTATATGTTagtacattattttacataaatattataatagtgaGTAAGTACTTTAAAATGCATTGGTACTGcctgaattattttatatttacctacactTCAATGTGAtttcaataaatgaatttttagtATATGctgtgtttttcttttatttgtttgtggccctaaaggctccgaaactactgaaacgatttgaaaaattatttctctgttggaaagctacactgttcccaaatgacatacttacctacttatttttatccCCCTACGGGAAGTTGTTACTACGGGACGCGGAGAAACAGCTAGCAACGGTGAAAAATGCCCAAATTCGAGGTAGCTGCTACAAACCGTTCAGGAATGCTCTGAACTATATTTCGTCTCTtatggaaaaggctaggcggatgatataGAGCTCTAAAATAGAAAAACCCTCTTTTCTGGCAAGTCGGTTATGTGAGCGTTCCAATAAAAAATCCCAACATTTCAAGCATGTTTTTGAGTAAAGGAGACAATCCTACTTATCTGTAGTGAGAAAGAAATGGGCAGTCATGTCAAAATTCTGCCGTAAATGTGCGAAAAATTAATGGAACGCGTTATCTGTCAATCACATGTcgatttgttttcttttaatttcgaGAAAAATACCGCAAGAAAAGTGAATTGCTACTGAATTTTCtggaaaaataacaatttacttaagttttgttgttttaaaaataactatgttgACCTCCAAGGTAAGTTTTTGAAGCGTACTTAGAGactgaatttaaaaagtaatgtttTGGTTACCGTAAATATGCAGTTTTTAATGCAATTTCTGCTTAGTTTCATGACTAAGCAAGTAAAGCACTTAGTTCTTAtctgtttttcttaatttcaatataattacgCAGTTGGAATttagaaatatgtaaaaaaaggCTTAATAATGAAACCAATGTTtactttataacttttttaaattacttattccTTGAGGCAAAGGTCATGGCTTTATATTATGCTATGTTGTATATTTCCTCTTTTCAATatgttgtatgtaaataaaattcaaaataattcacaatGCTAGTTTTTCCACAGCAttaaatgcatattattatctttcaaGGACCTTGCTtgatgtataaaataattattaaaaattattttatcgtcagcatttttatcgtcccactacttAACTGGGCTGTGGCCTTTTCATccatcaccatgcttgctcaatgtgggtcgCTGAtgtcagactttatagtccaggattcctcaaaatgttttccttcacttttaccTAATCAGTCTTTGGTGTCTgagatattcttagaaagtacttacaaactaAGAAGAGATGCAttctaaatatatcttcaaACCCTTCTTACTCTTCTTACAGCTAGAAGTCCTAGTAGACTTTGGTCCTACAGTAGACGATGCCATCCTCAATAAGACCCTCAATGAGCTCAAATCACAAGATGGAGTGAAGGAAGCAGTCTTCAAAGACGGAGCTATACTTGTGGAGACTAGTCTACCAAGTACAGATGTGCTTGATATGGTGAAGAAGACCTCGGGGAAGAGAGCTGTGTTGCAGGGGTTTGGAGGTAAGaaaatctatagtaatattataaagatcagaaattactggactgatttaaaatgtttgtcagTCTTAGATAGTTCATTTAATTTGGAagctgtaggctactttttattcagctTTGGGAATGAGTTGGCATGGGACACTGGTGAAAACTCTCTTTAGGAAGCTAGTCTTGATATCactttagttttaataaccCTATTCTCGAAAATATCAAGGCTCGTCATCCTAGCCTATTGACTTCATAtgtggcctcctcaacccagtttcttGGAAACCTCatgttaagactggttgtcatattttctggcatctgactaccccAAACCACGGCTAAGATGTTCGAATAACAGTCGGGACCTActaattttcttcttcttctgaccacgccttatgatcgatcgatacTCGCGACTTTGACTTAGCTACGAgctctaaataaatataatttaatttgtatttttcctTCCCCAGAAACACAATCAGCCGTAGCCATGGTCTCCTCCCAGTCCTGCTGCGGCAGTCAAGTGCTAGGAGTGATTCGGTTCCAGCAGGCGGCAGCAGGGCCGCTGCTAGCTGACGGCAGTATCGATGGGCTGGCTACAGGCCCGCACGCCCTGCATGTGCATAGCAGCGGTGATCTCACGCAGGTGACCCGgctttttttcagattttttcagtttttttttcagtttcttttttttcgtaATAGTCTTCAAACTACCATTGTTAGAAAGAGGTACTCTCTAAAATACGGAATGAGAGGAAACATCCTCTAATAAAGTCATACCTTAATCGAATGCagttgcccgttcttctccataagactaGCTATAGCTACTTTTGGattgggcaactagaatcaaacttagtttcatttttgacgttcataagtgcttgtaaaggcctttGACTTTGCAAAaagacagtcgctccttatggcacactggtactcaactacatccggttagactggaagccgaccccaacatagtttgggaaaaggctcggaggatgatgatatttacaataatgataaaaactatcctattaaaaatataaaatatgcgGCAAATGGCTAACTTATATGACACAATATAATGACTCGTTTTCAAATTCAAagttctttattttgtttttgttgttacagGGCTGCGATTCACTAGGAGAACACTACAACCCTACCGGAGCCCCGCATGGTGGTCCAAATGATCCCAGCGACCGTCGCCACGCTGGAGACCTCGGTAACATAGTCGCTGATGAAACTGGGAGAGCTACGTTCAGGATTATTGATGAAGTTTTGAAGGTAATGCTTTCGTCAGATTTTAAGAAATGTTaaccaattttgaaaaattgaaatattctttgagggcagtataaaatatagggtacggtagaccgcacatcagtggtaactgtcatgcaccttaactcagtagttataagtacgattttcctataaaactgttaccactgacctgaagttgactgtacatatgaACTGTTAATCagccgagccttttctcaactatgttggggtcggcttccagttccAGTATAACCAGAAGCAGCCAAGAACTAGTTTGCtacatggagtgactgtctatctgaccttcacaacccgggcaactcgactgttagactttctggctccttaCTTCCCGTAAAAACTGCcaaagatggtcacccatccacggaccgaccgcgccaagcattgcttaagcTTATGGCCAATGGATCCGTGCTGCTGTTACTTAGCTACGAGCTCTCCTCAATGATATTTACCAAATAAAGGCTGCTAacaatttctgccagatattgctatccgaGACCTGTAAAACTAAGTTATAGTTTATCCGTCAGATACGTTCCTGATAAGCTACTAAAGACTTTAACAGTAACCGATGAAATTGGCCATTCATTAGTATGTTTTTTCACAATTCCAGGTGTCAGACATAATAGGTCGTTCAGTAGCCGTCACAGAAAGGAGAGATGACCTCGGCCGCGGCAGTTCTCCCACATCTAAGATAGACGGCGATAGTGGGAAACCGTGAGTATATTACTATTTAAACTAAGATAtaccttcttcttcctcctgtcctgttcccaattttacttggggtcggcgcaatatgtcattctgttccattttcccctgtcactcgtcatactgacactcactcccttcctattcatgtcatctttcaggcaatccatccattttttcttaggtcttcctcttcctctccatatCCATCTAAGATATATCACTGGCTGAtaaaaatgtgaaggaaaacatctcgagcaaatctggactatatagtctgaaatcaccaagccgcattgagcaagcgtggtgattaatgctcaatccttctccgtgtgagaggaggccgcagcccaacagtgggacgataaaaaaaagctGTAGCTAGTAGGTATTTACAAATTTTGCAAAGcggcccggagtctggaagttagtgattgatacacccgggtatcagagagcacgttaatctcggtcctgcttgtgatctctctccggtggtgtcggattgtcgtcccatcgcgctatgagaatgaaggaatagtgagtgcacctgtgtctgcccaaatgctcgtgcactataatatgtcctgcgcagctcgCTGATCTCCTTATACATATGAGAACTTTATTCTTAAGCTGGCTctatattgggctgacaaagtgtagtctcaccataagacatgtcatcgacacgaaagatgAAGACGAATTCTTAAGCTTTTTTGTCGcacatttttttatcaacataataaaaaaaatttaaatgtaAGATATAACTATACTAAAATGTCAGACATATtttacaataggtaggtacatatatttatatacagcATTAAATCTTAATATTTCATTCCACAGGGTTGCATGCGGCATAATAGCACGTTCAGCGGGCATTTTCCAAAATCCCAAACGCATATGCGCGTGCGACGGTGTAGTAGTATGGGACGAGAAGGATCGCCCTCTAGCGGGGAAAGGGAGAAGAACTGAAGAAAAAACGGAGAAGAAATGTTGTAGTAATCATTAGTTATATGGAGAATGTAAAATTTTTGTTGTAAAGCTTGTATAGACATACAATTTTTCAATCGAAAATTGTTAAGAGAAGTTGATGTCATTGAAAAggtgtgtttcggaaggcacgttaaattggtgggtcccggctgtgatttgaacatctttttggcagtcgtttttatattatgcatgtccattttgtatattttattaatttatataaattccAAATAAGTACAATTCATACAATGTTGTATGTACTATGTAGAGatgcacataaaataaaagtttttaaataaaattatgttatattttttaataaatacaagtaggatttaaaaaaatatattttttctatactccatttgaatAGGCactcaaaaaaagaaat from Helicoverpa armigera isolate CAAS_96S chromosome 31, ASM3070526v1, whole genome shotgun sequence harbors:
- the LOC110381658 gene encoding zinc finger protein 568 codes for the protein MAQQERYVNVVPTSRVKIKKEILQDEDDAYHCRLCWKGFASEVALRNHARMEHIDAYNTADPAVWTHYNEQQTKKSEENLIKMKTDKMLSEMEPTSVMALASKNVSYIIIKHEEPNDVKRKKIDKGIRQKEREEKPPIKKEKESEPITGPFECLQPSTLVADGTCHQIFFSCCEYSIHYRDEHTRRRKGLRCQVCEKPLACSGEQVPAPYACEVCGMGYQTNKELSEHTAIAHVKLKPFECNVCHKRFTQHGGVLQHMRMHTGDRPFPCTFCPKAFTQKSGLDQHLRIHTKVKPYRCVVCNKTFCQSVHLKQHMRTHTNVAPFQCGICDKRFKQSSHLNYHLKNHNPAVMTEDQRAKYAELIGLMNNQALEQEATVQVEAEVDSEWCVAINES
- the LOC126054363 gene encoding copper chaperone for superoxide dismutase; the protein is MLTSKLEVLVDFGPTVDDAILNKTLNELKSQDGVKEAVFKDGAILVETSLPSTDVLDMVKKTSGKRAVLQGFGETQSAVAMVSSQSCCGSQVLGVIRFQQAAAGPLLADGSIDGLATGPHALHVHSSGDLTQGCDSLGEHYNPTGAPHGGPNDPSDRRHAGDLGNIVADETGRATFRIIDEVLKVSDIIGRSVAVTERRDDLGRGSSPTSKIDGDSGKPVACGIIARSAGIFQNPKRICACDGVVVWDEKDRPLAGKGRRTEEKTEKKCCSNH